tattatatttaaaataacatgataaaatatttgttataaatttactatATACCAAAAACTACACAGCTTAAATTCTactcataatatttataatcaaatattacaatcgatataagtattattatataagtaaGGATCACATGTATTAGCAAGTTTATATTGTTCATCAATTTTTagtgttatttattttccatcaCTTTCCACACGGCATTACATAGCTTGTTTAAGAACTGATATTCATATCTGTAGGTGGTTTCTCTATTTTAGATTCCAAAGAAAATGGTGGAATCCTACAATCAAATGCATATCCATCTTCCCTTTCCATTCTGAATGTACCcctaaaatataacataatatgaCATATTTACTATGCTGTGACACTTACCTTTATACACATTAcaatcaataatattaaaacatttttagaCTGTGTCATACAACCAACGATGCAATTGAAAAAGcagtaattttatatgaaagaaaaaattcgaaaatatagGACAAATTTTTCAGCACAAGACTAAGATATTGCATTTAAAGATTCTTTGATTATGTGTGCATTCAAGTTCTTATTATATAGAACTCTCATCAAACCTATAGTAGGAAAAGGTAATAAAAACAACAATTACTTTCTCAACATTGAAAAACATTAGTAACGAAAAAATCTTTGCTCTTTAAGAACTCTACATAGTTAAAACTCGGTTAGATGCACACGTAACCAAAAAACGttcaattcttttaattatataattttatttcacacttttatttattaatatttttcatacccTTGAGAATTCacttttgaattttctattcatCAGTTGCATCATTTATTGTAAGATATCTTATGTAAGttcaaaaaaatttgtattttgttaaatcTGCATTAAAAGCTAAGGGTACatgtaattcaaatattattgaacactataattttattaaagaataaaagaatattgtaatttctttaattattaaatcaatatatacaaaataatttttactgaaatatattgaacataaaataataataaatacataccaCATATGACCACTTGCAGCTTGCAAACTCACATGACTACTATATTGAAAAGCAGGTAAAATTTTTGATAAGACAGGTTCCTGACCAACAACACCTCGTCCTCGTACAGTTTCCAATGTGCCAGAAAGACTAAATATTCTCCAGTGTCTTTCACGTAATTGCACACTCATATCACCCAAATTTTCCAATCGAATGCAGTAGCGccactattttatttaattagggtgaaattatttatttgaagttaGACTAACTTGCAATTTGTAACAAGTATGTTTTAATACTTACCCAGTGTGCAGCTGTAGCTTGATTTCCTCTATAACCCATATAAAACGGAATTACAGTAACACGAACATTTTCAGTAGTTTCTTTATGTACATCTGATAACTCCAACCATGGATGATTCTTTTTCTGCCATGCTCTTAGGGTTTCTTGTGCAACAAAACATGGATCCTGATTTGGATTATATGCTAGGAACTTGTCAAATAGTTCGTGTTGCAATGCAGTTTTCTCATTTGTAGTATAAGGCAAAACATCTTCATGAGCAACATAATCCAATCCTGGGACTGTATATAAGCTATGACTACTTTCATGATTACTCAAAAATGTTACAGCTTCTGTCTGAGCACGctacatataaacatataagattgatttataatgttaattttttttttctatatatttaaggGAATATTTTGCTCTAGAagattaacaaatttcatttctggagtttttcacatttttcttttttactatcATAAGAATATATTCCTAAAATATTGGTTTGGAAAGTTTGTAGCATTTCCAACAATCGATACAAACTTTTACTGTACATGATGAGATTGAATAAAgactttttaaagaaatcacAAAGcttactaaaaatattatatctgcACATgctatgcaataaaattttaattctatggaaataaattgcctttaacttttttcattatgaattttttatatacatataaacaactcaatttatatgtatatacatatgttattaatataaaattcacaaaattaccagatttataaaagttttagGTTTCCTTTCATGTAGCAAAACATGACTCAAACATAGTTGTCTAGACTAAAATATCCCTGTGATATTTTACTCATCCTTTCATACTTACTATAAAAGGATAATCTCTTTGGTCAATTAGTACCTGATAAAAGGTATGAGTTCTACCTTTTACTTCTTTTCCCACACTATTATAGtgatcatttatatttctaaaaacaaatggaatttttaagtaatttattaattatttattttgcaactATAAGATTACTTTACCCTTCTCTTTTATTTGGAATATCTCTGTCATAAACTCTTGCTGTCCaaggaaataatattacacCTCGGTAACCAAATACTCTGTGTAGAATTAATTGACCAGTTTCATACTTTCCTTGTAATTTTGgtgtttctaattttcctaCTTCTGCCAATCTGTAAAAGAAGGTTATTATAGTATTTGGTTCagattatagatatttatgcaaatatatatttttatgagcacaactaaagaaatagagcttaaataaagatttatgtttatcaaatattatatcaaatattgtgttttaaatattattccatattGTTTGTTTCCATATAACTGTCCTACAGTCTACTAATCAACTTCTTATTAAAGTATATAGtaatctaaaatttatatttgttatttttgaaCACTATGTATCtagaaaaaatacatattcattGATATCTCATTCTATTATTAACTATTTGCTAGAATGttttaatacatttcataTATCATGCTCTTTTTATATAGCTAAgactttaaattaaaaaagacattgttaaaaatgtataacattgaagacaatgtaattattaatttaattaaaaggcTTCATCCCCATATGTATcttgaaatagaaaagtaaataaataatttactttattcaattaatatacatatttaatttgttatgaAGTTTATATTACCTGATGTGTCTTACATGAtgcaaacaatattttttcggCGCTTTGAGAAGATAGCATTTTAATTTGCAAGTAACAAGATTTCGAGCAAGTTCCATGCTTTCTTAAGAAGTGTTTTTAATAAGGCACAATTTTTAGTTTAGACCGTGAGATACTGGATCGAAAATACATGATAATGCCTTCTTGACATTTTGGTAGCTTTTTACTACGTTACGACTACCAACGAGGATCATATGTTCTGTTTAGATACGCACCTAAAAAAAAGGCGCATTCTCATGTCGATATGGATCACGAAttgaaaacataaaataagatttaaaaaatccttttagtgtttaaatatttttctttttcgttcgcaCGTTGTACATTGcacatattttgtttataaatatattcattgtaAGAAAATGGTCCCTGCTGAGATTTGAACCATCCTCCTTCGAATTAGCAAAACAAAATCGTGcgcttcttttttcaaattgcgtTCTCAAACATTGTtacattatgtaaaataacaggaaaaaatgttatttatatttgctcTGTCACGGATCCGAGCTGTatacacatttttcttctgCTATTCATCGCTACAGTACGTACGAACAGGATCATATACGACTGTAGGTACGAGGATACGAGATACGAAcgacatatacatacacagaATGTACCAGCAATCataatataaagttatatacgtgtatataaacATACATTACGTTGTGTGTTACAAGCTCATAAATATTACTCGTAATATTACTGATTctctcattaaaaataaaacatacataaaatatagacaaaatttaatgaaatatttcttattttatgtttgttaACCAAAtagaaaacagaatttttatacataatattgaataaaatgaattacacGATACagagatttattatattaacgtGCAGAAgcaacattaattttaatatttctaaaaaaataaatactgttTTTGCATCATACAACCATGTGTTAACAACACGTGTATTTATGACAAAATTCAGCTTAAAATTACATCATAATA
This genomic window from Bombus pyrosoma isolate SC7728 linkage group LG4, ASM1482585v1, whole genome shotgun sequence contains:
- the LOC122567112 gene encoding polymerase delta-interacting protein 2, with protein sequence MELARNLVTCKLKCYLLKAPKKYCLHHVRHIRLAEVGKLETPKLQGKYETGQLILHRVFGYRGVILFPWTARVYDRDIPNKREGNINDHYNSVGKEVKGRTHTFYQVLIDQRDYPFIRAQTEAVTFLSNHESSHSLYTVPGLDYVAHEDVLPYTTNEKTALQHELFDKFLAYNPNQDPCFVAQETLRAWQKKNHPWLELSDVHKETTENVRVTVIPFYMGYRGNQATAAHWWRYCIRLENLGDMSVQLRERHWRIFSLSGTLETVRGRGVVGQEPVLSKILPAFQYSSHVSLQAASGHMWGTFRMEREDGYAFDCRIPPFSLESKIEKPPTDMNISS